One Aquarana catesbeiana isolate 2022-GZ linkage group LG04, ASM4218655v1, whole genome shotgun sequence genomic region harbors:
- the LOC141139579 gene encoding G-protein coupled receptor 55-like translates to MNVSKDSCPYLNTSSILDPIQMVIYIPTFILGFTLNSFALWIFCSMKKYTEASIYLMNLAILDLFLVLSLPIKIHFSQDNIKVNSHLCGFLQSLYFTNMYGSIYTITFISLDRYIAIMHPFWIRVLRSPKKTIIICVIIWVFVWSVSLFTFFNKEKSENVKCFHNMSDDIWSPNIIIPLEMFGFVIPMTIMLYCSIQIIRTLLIPISSSVESEESKAVIVRIIICNLVVFVICFSFTHIGIFLQFLARRQIISDCTVRKHISIFLQVTLCISNINCCLDALCYYFAVKEFRAKLKYKPSVTQVENVNTYV, encoded by the coding sequence ATGAACGTGAGCAAAGACAGCTGCCCATATTTGAATACTTCTTCAATACTGGACCCTATTCAAATGGTGATCTATATTCCCACATTTATCCTGGGCTTCACACTGAACTCATTCGCTCTGTGGATCTTCTGTTCCATGAAAAAATACACAGAAGCTTCGATATACTTGATGAATCTGGCAATCCTGGATCTCTTTCTTGTTCTGTCTTTACCTATAAAAATACACTTCTCCCAAGATAATATCAAGGTGAACAGTCATCTGTGTGGCTTCCTACAATCCCTCTACTTTACGAATATGTATGGCAGCATCTACACAATTACGTTCATCAGCTTGGACAGATACATAGCCATTATGCATCCTTTCTGGATCAGGGTTCTACGCTCACCcaaaaaaaccataataatatgTGTCATTATATGGGTCTTTGTGTGGAGTGTGTCCTTATTCACATTTTTTAACAAAGAAAAATCGGAAAATGTTAAATGTTTTCATAACATGTCTGACGACATTTGGAGTCCTAACATAATAATACCTCTGGAAATGTTTGGATTTGTGATCCCTATGACCATCATGTTGTATTGTTCTATTCAGATCATCAGGACACTACTGATCCCCATTTCTTCCTCAGTAGAGTCTGAAGAATCCAAGGCTGTTATTGTACGCATAATCATCTGCAATCTGGTGGTGTTTGTCATTTGCTTCAGTTTTACTCATATTGGCATCTTCTTGCAGTTTCTGGCTCGAAGACAGATCATTTCTGACTGCACAGTGAGAAAACACATCAGCATATTTCTGCAGGTGACACTCTGTATATCTAATATTAACTGCTGCCTTGATGCCCTTTGCTActattttgcagtaaaagaattccGTGCCAAACTTAAATATAAGCCAAGTGTGACACAGGTGGAAAATGTTAACACTTATGTCTAG